From the genome of Ornithobacterium rhinotracheale, one region includes:
- a CDS encoding MFS transporter, which yields MEENKKTLMENIMTIKPAFWLASFMELMERWAWYGLFGVFSLYLVASTDEGGLGFDHIKKASIMSEITALLYFLPLFLGVIADRIGYKLSLIIAYVIMIIGYYFLGHASSYWSVYFLFLLVALGAAMFKPVASGIVSKSTNKDNGTIGFGIFYMMVNIGGFVGPASSSYLRTTFGWKLIFVQAAVVIAINLFLVVFFFKEPERQVYKKESIGVEIKNSLNNIWEALKDTKLTVLLILMIGFWTMFNQLFYTLPNFITDWVDSAPLSNWINQNLPALSNTLTENGQVKAEWFTNIDALMIVFLQIFVSYFATKMRHVSAMIRGFIIASIGIGLTFYTHNFMYTIIGTMIFAIGEMTTNPTFSSFIALISPKGKEALYQGTYFLPVAVGNYLTGFISGNLYEAWSDKLGLCQRYMAEKGIPMPKVGDGFTKRDYFALAEQKLGLTHWQLTDLLWDTYSPNKIWYVIVGVGAITIVALSIYDRVVIRPREKKHLLDE from the coding sequence ATGGAAGAAAACAAAAAAACTTTGATGGAAAACATTATGACCATAAAACCAGCTTTTTGGTTAGCGAGTTTTATGGAGCTTATGGAACGATGGGCTTGGTACGGGCTCTTTGGTGTATTCTCATTGTACTTGGTAGCAAGTACCGACGAAGGAGGGCTTGGCTTTGATCATATAAAAAAAGCCTCTATTATGTCCGAAATCACAGCACTGCTCTACTTTTTACCCCTATTTCTTGGAGTAATCGCCGATAGAATTGGCTACAAATTATCATTAATCATAGCCTATGTAATCATGATTATTGGCTACTATTTCTTGGGGCATGCCAGCAGCTACTGGAGCGTATATTTCTTATTTCTATTGGTAGCTTTAGGAGCTGCCATGTTTAAACCTGTGGCTTCTGGAATTGTTTCTAAATCAACGAATAAAGACAACGGAACCATAGGGTTCGGGATTTTCTACATGATGGTAAACATCGGTGGATTCGTAGGTCCAGCTTCATCTTCCTACCTCAGAACTACTTTTGGATGGAAATTAATTTTTGTTCAAGCTGCAGTGGTAATTGCCATCAACCTGTTTTTAGTCGTTTTCTTCTTTAAAGAACCAGAAAGGCAAGTTTATAAAAAAGAAAGCATCGGTGTAGAGATTAAAAACTCGCTCAACAATATCTGGGAGGCACTTAAAGATACAAAACTCACCGTGCTTTTAATCCTCATGATTGGATTCTGGACTATGTTTAATCAGTTGTTCTATACTTTGCCAAACTTTATCACCGATTGGGTAGATTCGGCACCATTGAGCAATTGGATCAATCAAAACTTGCCAGCACTCTCTAATACTTTAACCGAAAACGGGCAAGTAAAAGCAGAATGGTTTACCAATATCGATGCTCTGATGATTGTATTCCTACAAATCTTCGTTTCGTATTTTGCGACTAAAATGCGACATGTAAGTGCCATGATTCGAGGTTTCATCATTGCCTCTATCGGGATTGGGCTTACCTTCTACACGCACAATTTTATGTACACCATCATCGGTACCATGATTTTTGCCATTGGAGAAATGACGACCAACCCTACTTTCTCTTCATTTATCGCATTGATTTCGCCTAAAGGTAAAGAAGCTTTGTACCAAGGTACTTATTTCTTACCAGTAGCTGTAGGTAATTACTTAACAGGCTTTATTTCAGGAAACTTATACGAAGCTTGGTCAGACAAATTAGGTCTTTGCCAAAGATACATGGCAGAAAAAGGAATCCCAATGCCAAAAGTAGGCGACGGCTTTACCAAAAGAGATTACTTTGCCCTAGCCGAACAAAAATTAGGCTTAACACATTGGCAACTCACCGATTTGCTTTGGGATACTTATTCGCCAAATAAAATCTGGTATGTGATTGTGGGCGTGGGGGCGATCACCATCGTTGCTCTTTCCATCTACGACCGAGTGGTGATAAGACCAAGAGAGAAAAAGCATTTGCTTGACGAATAA
- a CDS encoding peptide MFS transporter — MNNSTADFFDKKNQVLGHPAGLFVLFFTEMWERFSFYGMRALLVLFLVSSVGIGGWDWPRENALSLYGTYLALLYLTPIIGGQLADRYLGYRKAIIIGAVIITLGHASMAIEHIKAFMYIGLLLLVIGTGFFKPNMTSFISVLYQNHPEKKDGAYTIFYMGVNSGSFLGIMLCGYLGETFGWSWGFGLAGIFMLLGLLQFTLSHKIFGDVGMKPTANDDTVESDTHEKIQDKPNPFTLVDKIIMFVVATLGLIWVINDPIAKISHYNILEISGTDISNNAIIVALIMFLYLLVSRTLRYSKITRDRMFAVMIIASLIIFFWASFEQAGGSMSIFAKDYTNRVLAGNYALAFNIVDIIITVVPVAIISYVLFLLIKKTYKKFLLANTILGVSFLIIWSLIFWKIYYGFNTYSYQVSIPETEDTVILTADQLKPGDNIYVVDVDKKGKNFKQITAEKAKEVSNSQVATIVEKKENQIEIPATWFGILNSLFIIIFAPLMSKWWESRFNPSLAGKYAIGLFFLAAGFGFLAFGARDIPNGATAASVSFIWLVLAYFLHTLGELCVQPVGLSSVSKLVPPRMVAFMFGVWYLALAIGNKTSGKMGEMIDQISKEHGISSFFLIFTIVPAIIGVIALLLHPLLKRLMHGIK; from the coding sequence ATGAATAATTCTACAGCTGATTTTTTCGATAAGAAAAACCAGGTTCTAGGACACCCTGCGGGGCTTTTTGTCCTATTTTTTACGGAAATGTGGGAGCGTTTTTCGTTCTACGGAATGCGTGCCTTGCTTGTTTTATTTTTAGTAAGTTCGGTAGGGATTGGTGGCTGGGATTGGCCGCGTGAAAACGCATTATCACTTTATGGAACTTACTTAGCACTGCTTTATCTTACGCCCATCATCGGCGGGCAGCTTGCCGATCGCTATCTTGGCTATCGCAAAGCAATTATCATAGGAGCTGTAATCATCACGCTGGGGCATGCCTCTATGGCAATTGAGCACATCAAAGCCTTTATGTACATTGGGCTTTTACTTTTGGTTATAGGCACAGGGTTCTTCAAGCCCAATATGACTTCCTTTATTTCCGTTTTATACCAAAATCACCCTGAAAAGAAAGACGGGGCTTACACCATTTTCTATATGGGTGTAAACTCTGGTTCGTTCTTGGGTATCATGCTTTGTGGGTACTTGGGCGAAACTTTTGGCTGGAGCTGGGGCTTCGGCTTGGCAGGAATTTTCATGCTTTTAGGTTTATTGCAATTCACTCTTTCACATAAAATCTTTGGCGATGTGGGCATGAAACCTACGGCTAACGATGACACCGTGGAAAGCGACACACACGAAAAAATCCAAGATAAACCTAATCCGTTTACATTGGTAGACAAAATCATCATGTTTGTGGTTGCTACACTTGGTTTAATCTGGGTGATTAACGATCCAATCGCTAAAATTTCACACTACAATATTTTAGAAATCAGCGGAACAGATATATCTAACAATGCCATAATTGTTGCCTTGATCATGTTTCTTTATTTACTTGTGAGCCGTACGCTTCGTTACAGCAAAATCACTCGCGACAGAATGTTTGCCGTGATGATTATCGCATCGCTCATCATTTTCTTTTGGGCAAGTTTTGAGCAAGCGGGAGGGTCTATGAGTATTTTTGCTAAAGATTACACCAATCGTGTACTTGCGGGAAATTATGCCTTAGCATTTAATATTGTAGACATCATCATTACTGTGGTGCCCGTAGCGATTATCTCTTATGTTTTATTCTTATTAATTAAAAAAACATACAAGAAATTCTTATTAGCCAACACCATTTTGGGCGTGAGTTTCTTGATCATTTGGTCTTTGATTTTCTGGAAAATCTATTACGGATTTAATACTTATTCTTATCAAGTGTCTATTCCAGAAACCGAGGACACCGTGATTCTTACAGCAGATCAGCTTAAACCTGGAGACAATATCTATGTAGTAGATGTTGATAAAAAAGGTAAAAACTTTAAACAAATCACTGCCGAAAAAGCTAAAGAAGTGAGCAACTCTCAAGTAGCGACTATCGTAGAGAAAAAAGAAAACCAAATCGAGATTCCAGCCACTTGGTTCGGGATTTTGAACTCGCTATTCATAATCATTTTTGCACCATTAATGTCTAAATGGTGGGAAAGCCGTTTCAACCCATCACTGGCAGGAAAATACGCCATTGGTCTGTTTTTCTTGGCGGCAGGATTTGGGTTCTTGGCTTTCGGGGCGCGTGATATTCCAAACGGAGCTACGGCAGCCTCTGTGAGTTTTATTTGGCTCGTCTTGGCTTATTTCCTCCACACGCTGGGAGAACTCTGCGTACAACCAGTAGGGCTTTCATCGGTGAGTAAATTGGTGCCACCTCGCATGGTTGCCTTTATGTTTGGGGTTTGGTACTTGGCACTTGCCATTGGAAACAAAACTTCGGGTAAAATGGGAGAAATGATAGACCAGATTTCTAAAGAACACGGGATTTCTAGTTTCTTCTTAATTTTCACCATAGTTCCAGCTATAATTGGTGTAATTGCATTACTTTTGCACCCACTATTGAAGCGATTAATGCATGGCATTAAATAA
- a CDS encoding DUF255 domain-containing protein: MKQLFSLFIILVASLSFAQEIQWKTIEQAEKEMQAHPEKPLYIDVYTDWCGYCRKMDVSTYKNAAVVEKINKDYIPVKFNAEEKKDIKFMGHEFKFVSAGPSGINTLAYNLLQGQMSYPSVVILTKEGKITNILRGYLTPDEVLSEI, translated from the coding sequence ATGAAACAATTATTTTCGTTATTTATCATTCTTGTAGCAAGTTTAAGTTTTGCTCAAGAAATCCAATGGAAAACCATTGAACAAGCTGAGAAGGAAATGCAGGCACATCCAGAAAAGCCTTTGTATATCGATGTATATACCGACTGGTGTGGCTATTGCCGAAAAATGGATGTATCAACCTACAAAAATGCTGCAGTAGTTGAAAAAATCAACAAAGATTATATCCCAGTGAAATTTAATGCAGAAGAAAAAAAGGACATTAAATTCATGGGGCATGAGTTTAAATTTGTGAGTGCAGGCCCTAGCGGTATAAACACTTTAGCTTACAACTTACTGCAAGGACAAATGAGCTACCCTTCTGTCGTGATTCTTACTAAAGAAGGCAAAATCACCAATATCTTGCGTGGGTATTTAACGCCCGACGAAGTGCTCTCAGAGATTTAA
- the fbp gene encoding class 1 fructose-bisphosphatase translates to MAKNYQTLGEFIIQNQNDFKYSTGELSRLLSCIKLATKVVNQEVNKAGLVEKILGDVGSENVQGEQQKKLDVFANETFIKALTQREVVCGIASEENEDFIQIEGGGNSHLSKYVVLIDPLDGSSNADVNVTVGTIFSVYRRVTPEGTPVQMEDFLQKGIHQVAAGYVLYGLSTILVYTTGNGVNGFTLDPAIGTFYLSHPNMKFPPTGNIYSINEGNYVHFPQGVKDYIKYCQKSEGDRPYTSRYIGSLVADFHRNMMKGGIYIYPSGTNHPKGKLRLLYECNPMAMLTEQAGGFASDGYQRILEIQPESLHERVPFFCGSRNMVRTAEEFMKKYGKCDF, encoded by the coding sequence ATGGCTAAAAATTATCAAACGCTCGGCGAATTTATTATTCAGAATCAAAACGATTTTAAGTATTCCACAGGTGAGCTTTCGCGGCTTTTGAGCTGTATAAAATTGGCAACCAAAGTGGTGAATCAAGAAGTGAACAAGGCGGGGCTTGTGGAGAAGATTTTGGGCGATGTGGGTAGCGAAAATGTGCAGGGCGAACAGCAGAAAAAGCTAGATGTTTTTGCCAATGAGACATTTATCAAAGCACTCACACAGCGTGAGGTGGTTTGCGGAATAGCCTCGGAAGAGAACGAGGATTTTATTCAAATCGAGGGCGGAGGAAATTCGCACTTGAGTAAATATGTTGTGCTCATAGATCCGCTCGATGGGTCTTCCAATGCCGATGTGAATGTTACGGTGGGGACGATATTCTCGGTGTATCGTCGTGTGACTCCCGAGGGAACCCCTGTGCAGATGGAGGATTTTTTACAAAAGGGAATCCATCAAGTGGCGGCAGGCTATGTGCTGTATGGGCTTTCTACGATTTTGGTTTATACGACGGGGAATGGTGTGAACGGGTTTACGCTTGATCCCGCCATTGGGACATTTTATCTGTCGCACCCGAATATGAAATTTCCACCAACGGGGAATATTTATTCCATTAACGAGGGAAATTATGTGCATTTTCCGCAAGGCGTGAAAGATTACATTAAATATTGCCAGAAATCTGAAGGCGATAGGCCTTATACTTCGCGATATATCGGTTCGCTTGTGGCAGATTTTCACAGAAATATGATGAAAGGCGGAATTTACATTTATCCCTCAGGAACCAATCACCCAAAAGGTAAATTAAGATTGTTGTATGAGTGTAATCCTATGGCGATGCTCACTGAGCAAGCGGGCGGATTTGCAAGTGATGGTTATCAAAGGATTTTGGAAATTCAGCCCGAGAGTTTACACGAAAGAGTACCGTTTTTCTGTGGCTCTAGAAATATGGTGCGCACGGCAGAAGAGTTCATGAAAAAATATGGAAAATGTGATTTTTAA
- a CDS encoding type II 3-dehydroquinate dehydratase translates to MIKFVEKPLFSIMKPKFIIINGPNLNLLGTREPEIYGNKTFEDFLPEIREKFSHCDIEYYQTNHEGSIIDKLHEVGFSYQGIVLNAGAYTHYSYAIADALKAIKTPCIEIHISDIYARENFRSQSVTGTNCISIVSGKGLEGYKIALQELLDYLKI, encoded by the coding sequence ATGATTAAATTTGTAGAAAAGCCTTTATTTAGCATTATGAAACCAAAATTTATCATCATTAATGGTCCTAACTTAAACCTACTCGGCACACGCGAACCAGAAATCTACGGCAACAAAACTTTTGAAGATTTTTTGCCAGAAATCCGTGAAAAATTCTCGCATTGCGACATTGAATATTACCAAACCAATCACGAGGGCAGCATTATCGACAAATTGCACGAAGTGGGATTTTCCTACCAAGGTATCGTCCTAAACGCAGGTGCTTACACTCACTATTCTTATGCCATTGCCGATGCACTTAAAGCCATCAAAACACCGTGTATCGAAATCCATATTTCGGACATTTATGCACGAGAAAACTTTAGAAGCCAGTCTGTTACAGGCACAAACTGCATCAGCATTGTGAGCGGAAAAGGCTTAGAGGGCTATAAAATTGCCTTGCAGGAATTGCTCGATTATTTAAAAATCTAA
- a CDS encoding exonuclease SbcCD subunit D C-terminal domain-containing protein — translation MKILHTADWHIGKKLHNYDLHQDFDLFIDWLCQLVEDREIDLILVSGDIFDTGNPSAESRKQFYQSLIRLQKLNCQIILTGGNHDSASMLNAPKDILNEISVKMIGGMPENIEDCVIPFKKNDEEIVICAIPFLRDADLRRANDGLSYDDRIQAVQKGIENTYAQAAKYCELQFPNVPVIAMGHLFTAGVSSTSDSERDIQIGNEAKFDAHRLNDRFAYVALGHIHKPQRINAKQPTFYSGSPLPLSFSERKDEKRVLLIDTEKGFEPESISVPSFRKLIRISGDLENIKTKLNTLNSDSTLTNLLEIELKEPKFSIQVETDFLDLISNFKEENFNIIKTKMFFEDRVLGTNELFHQDVNISDLSPNEVFDEFLETQTLDDAYAKELREAFTLLLQEVYDQQTENL, via the coding sequence ATGAAAATTCTACACACCGCCGATTGGCACATTGGTAAAAAGCTGCACAATTACGATTTACACCAAGATTTTGATTTATTCATCGATTGGCTTTGCCAATTGGTAGAAGATCGTGAGATTGATTTAATTTTAGTTTCGGGCGATATTTTTGACACGGGCAATCCTTCTGCCGAAAGCCGAAAGCAGTTTTATCAAAGCTTAATTCGTTTGCAAAAATTAAATTGCCAAATCATTCTCACAGGTGGCAATCACGATTCGGCTTCTATGCTTAATGCACCAAAAGATATTTTAAACGAAATTTCGGTGAAGATGATTGGCGGAATGCCCGAAAACATAGAGGATTGTGTGATCCCTTTCAAGAAAAATGACGAAGAAATCGTAATTTGCGCCATTCCGTTTTTGCGCGATGCAGATTTGCGCCGCGCCAACGATGGCTTGTCTTACGACGACCGCATTCAAGCCGTGCAAAAAGGGATTGAAAACACTTATGCTCAGGCTGCAAAATACTGCGAATTGCAATTTCCAAATGTACCCGTCATCGCCATGGGGCATTTGTTCACGGCGGGTGTTTCCTCGACATCGGATAGCGAGCGAGACATCCAAATCGGGAACGAGGCAAAATTTGATGCGCATCGTTTGAACGATCGTTTTGCCTATGTGGCACTTGGGCACATTCACAAACCACAGAGAATCAACGCAAAACAGCCCACTTTTTATTCAGGCTCTCCGCTTCCGCTTTCGTTTAGCGAAAGAAAAGACGAAAAAAGAGTACTTTTAATCGATACCGAAAAGGGCTTTGAGCCCGAAAGCATTTCCGTACCGAGTTTTAGAAAATTAATTCGTATTTCGGGAGATTTAGAAAACATTAAAACTAAACTTAATACGCTAAACAGCGATTCTACACTGACTAATTTACTAGAAATAGAGCTTAAAGAGCCTAAATTTTCAATTCAGGTGGAAACGGATTTTTTGGATTTAATTTCCAATTTTAAAGAAGAAAATTTCAACATTATTAAAACTAAAATGTTTTTTGAAGACCGAGTTTTGGGCACCAATGAGCTTTTTCATCAAGATGTAAATATTTCGGATTTAAGCCCAAATGAAGTTTTTGATGAATTTTTGGAAACGCAAACTTTGGACGATGCATATGCAAAAGAATTAAGGGAAGCTTTTACGCTTTTGCTGCAAGAAGTGTATGACCAACAAACCGAAAACCTTTAG
- a CDS encoding SbcC/MukB-like Walker B domain-containing protein, whose translation MKILKIEFKNINSLEGEHCIDFTQKPFEDNSLFAITGPTGSGKSTILDVISLALYNKIPRLDSISKSNIEKTGSILTKGKKEAMAAVTYACTRATIKSVWSIRVNRNGNLAEYEMFVYDEKGTPLNQKKSEAPTLNEQFIGLSYEQFIKSALLAQGEFAKFLKEDKKSRFQLLEKITGASIYRLIGQKAFVKNKNSGEQIKLWERDKAGYEEKILPQELEEKYLAEAKENTQTLDAENKKRELLNTQIKLKKDLAQKQIEWENTRKNILAIENQIEQFKNNEGKLLSRHEATESIAAELTSWQTLQTSLVKIKQKSELLATEEKELLAQKAEKFRQAKNMLNSDFLEENLNESLAKLKKTIKNLNEKRAQKANEYSSLKNEFNLVAKPLGATLAKKTNEVQAQLSALKTKAEHTEHAIKEISANIHLDKNLSVQEQLQQARKNLETYNEIELLMQSLKNIDETLSEKNKKLNEISAELSTLPSKIDLAKKDKNLKKEKHALIEEKIAFANEKKSLEEYRVHLTQGKPCPLCGATEHPFASEHASEDDYLKMEEKQAKEALRISTENLLKLENQQASLSKEKSNFELEIQQKNEELNRKKIAMQEKFPEVDFSTHWAEKIATTKAEIKRLESLENHQTLHEAATTAIPLAESIIKVTTEGKSLKNQIEDLQAQGATEESIDRFLLDWERTLSKIENKSQEIKSLEKEKNEENDKFSSLEKDLNQKIIPLDFVDITSALKAKLPHNQVQLFKEKINRLNSDLQKVVGQEDILKKDCESLAQNSPTESLEELEKALSNNEQLLNLLKDKEKELNHLLTNNDSYKLELKKLSEKIEKENKENRIWRDLNDLIGDSKGDKFNIFAQGLTLKQLIFLANRRLVNLSPRYLIAQPEKDEDESLFVIDKDMGNQRRSVKTLSGGETFILSLALALALSDLASKNVQIDSLFIDEGFGTLDPETLDLTLDTLERLQQESKKMIGVISHVSLLKERIATQIVLKQNGSGISTLEIKND comes from the coding sequence ATGAAAATCCTAAAAATCGAATTTAAAAACATCAACTCACTGGAAGGGGAACACTGCATAGATTTTACCCAGAAACCTTTTGAAGACAACAGCCTTTTTGCCATTACAGGCCCCACGGGAAGCGGAAAATCCACGATTCTAGATGTAATTTCGCTTGCGTTGTACAATAAAATTCCTCGTCTCGACTCCATCAGCAAAAGCAATATCGAAAAAACGGGTTCTATCCTTACGAAAGGAAAAAAAGAAGCCATGGCAGCGGTGACCTACGCTTGCACCCGAGCCACTATAAAATCCGTGTGGAGCATTCGCGTGAATAGAAACGGAAATTTGGCTGAATATGAAATGTTTGTGTACGACGAAAAGGGCACACCACTGAATCAAAAAAAGAGCGAAGCGCCTACACTTAACGAACAATTTATTGGGCTAAGTTATGAGCAATTCATCAAATCAGCATTGCTGGCTCAGGGCGAATTTGCTAAATTTTTAAAAGAGGATAAAAAATCAAGATTTCAGCTTTTAGAGAAAATCACAGGAGCAAGTATCTATCGTTTAATCGGGCAAAAAGCTTTCGTGAAAAATAAAAATTCAGGCGAGCAAATAAAACTTTGGGAAAGGGACAAAGCAGGCTACGAGGAAAAAATATTGCCCCAAGAATTAGAAGAAAAGTACCTTGCCGAGGCAAAAGAAAATACACAAACGCTAGATGCTGAAAACAAAAAAAGAGAGCTGCTCAATACACAAATTAAGCTAAAAAAGGATTTGGCTCAAAAGCAAATTGAATGGGAAAATACCCGAAAAAATATTCTAGCAATTGAAAATCAAATTGAGCAATTTAAAAATAATGAAGGTAAACTCCTAAGCAGGCACGAAGCAACGGAAAGCATTGCAGCGGAACTGACAAGCTGGCAAACATTGCAAACAAGTTTGGTTAAAATCAAGCAGAAATCTGAGCTTTTAGCCACAGAAGAAAAAGAACTTTTAGCCCAAAAAGCTGAAAAATTTAGGCAGGCTAAAAATATGCTAAATTCAGATTTTTTGGAGGAAAACCTCAACGAATCTTTGGCTAAGCTTAAAAAAACAATCAAAAATTTAAACGAAAAACGAGCACAAAAAGCCAACGAATACAGTTCGTTAAAGAATGAGTTTAATCTCGTGGCTAAGCCTCTCGGAGCCACACTGGCAAAAAAAACCAATGAAGTACAAGCGCAACTTTCGGCCTTAAAAACCAAAGCTGAACACACGGAACATGCGATAAAAGAGATTTCGGCAAATATTCATTTGGATAAAAATTTAAGCGTCCAAGAACAATTGCAACAGGCACGAAAAAATCTTGAAACCTATAACGAGATTGAGCTTTTGATGCAATCGCTCAAGAATATCGACGAAACTTTAAGCGAAAAAAATAAAAAACTCAATGAAATCTCAGCTGAATTGTCTACTTTGCCTAGTAAAATCGATTTAGCCAAAAAAGACAAAAACCTTAAAAAAGAAAAACACGCACTGATTGAAGAAAAAATCGCGTTTGCCAATGAAAAAAAGAGCTTGGAGGAGTATCGCGTACATTTGACACAGGGCAAACCTTGTCCGTTATGTGGTGCCACCGAGCACCCTTTTGCCAGCGAGCACGCTTCGGAAGACGACTATTTAAAAATGGAGGAAAAGCAAGCCAAAGAAGCTTTACGCATTTCGACCGAAAATCTTTTAAAACTTGAAAATCAACAAGCGTCTTTAAGCAAAGAAAAATCAAATTTTGAGCTAGAAATTCAGCAAAAAAATGAAGAGTTGAATCGCAAAAAAATTGCAATGCAAGAAAAATTCCCTGAAGTGGATTTTTCGACCCATTGGGCGGAAAAAATCGCAACTACCAAAGCGGAAATCAAGCGACTGGAATCGCTGGAAAATCACCAAACGCTACACGAAGCGGCTACGACTGCAATTCCACTGGCGGAAAGCATTATCAAAGTGACTACAGAGGGCAAATCGCTTAAAAATCAAATTGAGGATCTTCAGGCACAAGGTGCTACCGAAGAGAGCATAGATCGCTTCCTGCTTGATTGGGAACGCACTTTAAGCAAAATTGAAAACAAATCGCAGGAAATCAAGTCTTTAGAAAAAGAAAAAAATGAAGAAAATGATAAATTTTCATCACTAGAAAAAGATTTAAACCAAAAAATTATTCCGCTCGATTTTGTGGACATTACAAGTGCACTCAAGGCTAAATTACCACACAACCAAGTGCAATTATTTAAAGAAAAAATCAATCGATTAAATTCTGATTTACAAAAAGTTGTAGGGCAAGAAGACATCTTAAAAAAGGATTGCGAGAGTTTAGCCCAAAATAGCCCAACTGAATCCTTGGAAGAATTAGAGAAAGCTCTCTCCAATAACGAGCAACTGCTCAACCTATTGAAAGACAAAGAAAAAGAATTAAATCATCTTTTAACAAATAATGATTCTTACAAACTTGAGCTGAAAAAACTCAGCGAAAAAATTGAAAAAGAAAATAAAGAAAACCGTATTTGGCGCGATTTAAATGATTTAATCGGCGATTCCAAAGGAGATAAGTTTAACATTTTTGCACAAGGGCTGACTCTTAAACAATTAATCTTTTTGGCCAATCGTCGCCTCGTCAATCTGAGTCCTAGATACTTGATTGCACAGCCCGAAAAAGATGAGGATGAAAGCCTCTTTGTGATAGATAAAGATATGGGCAATCAGCGCCGTTCAGTAAAGACGCTTTCGGGTGGAGAGACTTTTATCCTAAGTTTGGCGCTGGCGCTGGCGCTCTCGGATTTGGCGTCTAAAAATGTCCAAATTGATAGCCTTTTTATTGATGAAGGTTTTGGCACGCTCGACCCTGAAACGCTTGATTTAACGCTGGATACGCTGGAGCGCTTGCAGCAAGAGAGTAAAAAAATGATTGGTGTGATAAGCCATGTGTCTTTGCTCAAAGAACGAATCGCTACACAGATTGTTTTAAAGCAAAATGGCTCGGGGATAAGTACGCTTGAAATTAAAAATGATTAG
- a CDS encoding TM2 domain-containing protein, producing the protein MQDNKRIAAGLLGIFFEYLGIHKFYLGYNKEGVLQILLTLFTCGAGGTLGLIEGIIYLTKSDEDFYQIYQVNKRPWL; encoded by the coding sequence ATGCAAGATAATAAACGCATTGCCGCAGGACTTTTAGGAATTTTCTTTGAATACTTAGGGATTCATAAATTTTATTTAGGCTACAATAAGGAGGGGGTACTCCAAATTCTCCTTACGCTTTTCACTTGTGGCGCAGGTGGCACATTGGGGCTGATTGAGGGCATTATTTACCTCACGAAAAGTGATGAGGATTTTTACCAAATCTACCAAGTGAACAAGCGCCCTTGGTTGTAG